A region from the Aegilops tauschii subsp. strangulata cultivar AL8/78 chromosome 5, Aet v6.0, whole genome shotgun sequence genome encodes:
- the LOC109765184 gene encoding probable disease resistance protein At1g61300 isoform X1, translated as MTPKITDFGLSRYFNENQSRAITKNMSGTLGYMAPEFHSGDIYTITYKSDIYSLGVVIIEMLTGKKWYPAYPDVDDVLQSWRNKLGKSPEDTQLKQIRLCTELGIMCIDGNQANRPDTSHIINRLGETGNTCIVAGVSSLIIPQVERTLENMEDATNNLLLNDGTEKNVILGLGAAKNACAVQECLNDTPHVITVESGPSMSTEELNLQEALRFIKDDPVGVIGIWGPGGVGKTHLLKNIKNSLDGDVTFNYVVQVTASRGCSVEKIQIHIARQLDLNQDGNMESQSRVIFDFLKKRNFLILLDDLWDQIDLQAVGLPYPLGSVNQIKRKVVLTTRSRKICGQMEVRKEFKVTCLREDEAWQLFKDKVGNETLSYSPHIGTLARELAKEMKGLPLALITIGRAMYAKFDTIEWEYAIQHMKRSCCDNDDPLDMERVVFSQVKFSFDSLRNNTLRKCFLTCALWPEDNNISKEELARCWIGLGLVDERDIQSSYTKAYSLMGDLSAACLLDGCGKLYDSVKMHDVVRDMALWISCGCGKNNGKWFAYGGVAQDEKFSIPWSQVECVSLVNNYLSELPPVGTNPRHMRMLCLRNNRLNESMIAKEVKKFTSLTYLDLSFNHLREIPKELCSLANLEHLDLSHNYYIKEVPRHFGNLIKLKFLYLEGTIIQRLPEGVISSLQALQVIDFKIQVGDDLFPRMLQELGTLSHLKAVGIYVLFFPQYELFLRESSKLAIRYLNLHILTTCSLDPSAIHDFTRGTLHELEIEMCDIKEIILGHKLAGPTCCFGTLSRLILTALSDLREITWMGTSPASLFPRLAYLMVGGCGKLNDLSWAIYLPCLEQLIIVACDLMQQAFTRHLGDDKFSEQDNVKTFPCLKYLNISKCRSLVSIGDPNVTFPSLERLELGYSRELKSLPFKMDSLPRRLQLLEIDVKSWERLDLDGVKSFLQPRLKLY; from the exons ATGACACCGAAAATTACCGACTTTGGTCTGTCAAGGTACTTTAATGAAAATCAAAGTCGGGCTATTACCAAAAATATGTCTGGAACGCT GGGTTATATGGCACCAGAGTTCCATAGCGGAGACATATACACAATCACATACAAGTCAGATATTTACAGTCTTGGTGTCGTAATTATAGAGATGCTGACAGGAAAAAAGTGGTATCCAGCATATCCTGATGTTGATGAT GTACTTCAAAGTTGGAGGAATAAGTTGGGGAaatcacccgaggacacacaatTGAAACAGATACGGTTATGCACCGAGCTAGGGATAATGTGCATTGATGGCAACCAAGCAAACAGACCAGATACATCACATATAATCAATAGGCTTGGTGAAACGGGAAATACATGTATTGTAGCTGGTGTGAGTAGTTTAATAATACCACAG GTAGAAAGGACTTTGGAAAATATGGAGGATGCCACTAACAACTTGCTTCTGAATGATGGTACTGAGAAGAATGTTATTCTTGGGTTGGGGGCGGCTAAAAATGCCTGTGCGGTCCAAGAATGTCTCAATGATACTCCTCATGTTATTACAGTCGAATCTGGTCCATCAATGTCTACAGAGGAACTTAACCTTCAAGAGGCCTTGCGGTTCATTAAGGATGATCCTGTGGGAGTGATTGGAATATGGGGTCCAGGTGGAGTAGGGAAAACACACCTTTTGAAAAATATCAAGAACTCGCTGGATGGAGACGTGACCTTTAACTATGTCGTACAAGTGACAGCTTCAAGGGGGTGTTCGGTGGAAAAGATCCAAATTCACATTGCACGCCAACTTGACCTGAACCAAGATGGTAATATGGAATCTCAATCTCGTGTCATCTTTGACTTCCTGAAGAAGAGAAACTTTCTTATATTGCTGGATGATCTCTGGGACCAAATTGATCTGCAAGCAGTTGGCTTGCCATACCCCCTTGGAAGTGTGAACCAAATCAAGAGAAAAGTGGTGCTCACAACAAGATCAAGAAAAATTTGTGGTCAAATGGAGGTGAGAAAAGAGTTTAAAGTAACTTGTCTGCGGGAGGATGAGGCATGGCAGCTATTCAAAGATAAGGTCGGGAACGAAACTCTTTCTTATAGTCCTCACATTGGTACTCTTGCAAGAGAACTTGCGAAGGAAATGAAGGGCTTGCCATTAGCTTTGATAACTATTGGAAGGGCAATGTATGCAAAATTTGACACAATTGAGTGGGAATATGCCATCCAACATATGAAACGGTCATGTTGCGATAACGATGACCCTCTAGATATGGAAAGAGTTGTTTTCAGCCAGGTCAAATTTAGTTTTGATAGTTTACGCAACAACACTCTGAGGAAATGTTTTTTGACTTGTGCACTATGGCCAGAGGATAACAATATTTCCAAAGAAGAGCTCGCTCGATGTTGGATTGGCTTAGGTCTAGTGGATGAGCGAGACATACAAAGTTCCTACACAAAAGCATATAGTCTCATGGGTGACCTTTCAGCAGCATGTTTGTTAGATGGTTGTGGAAAATTGTATGATTCTGTTAAAATGCATGATGTGGTTCGTGACATGGCTTTATGGATCTCTTGTGGCTGTGGTAAAAACAATGGCAAGTGGTTTGCCTATGGAGGAGTTGCCCAAGATGAAAAATTTAGTATCCCTTGGAGCCAAGTTGAGTGTGTCTCATTGGTGAATAACTATTTGTCAGAACTTCCTCCTGTTGGTACCAATCCTCGTCACATGCGGATGTTATGCCTTAGAAATAATCGGTTGAATGAAAGTATGATAGCTAAAGAAGTCAAGAAATTCACTTCACTGACATATTTGGATTTGAGCTTCAACCATCTGAGGGAGATACCTAAAGAATTATGTTCTTTGGCAAACCTGGAACACCTTGATTTGTCCCATAATTATTATATAAAAGAAGTGCCTCGTCACTTTGGAAACCTCATTAAGCTCAAGTTCTTGTACCTTGAAGGGACTATCATACAAAGGTTACCAGAGGGGGTCATATCTAGCCTTCAAGCATTGCAAGTAATAGACTTCAAAATTCAAGTTGGTGATGACCTTTTTCCAAGAATGCTTCAAGAGTTGGGCACCCTATCCCACTTGAAAGCAGTTGGCATCTATGTCCTTTTTTTCCCTCAGTATGAATTATTTCTAAGAGAAAGCAGCAAGCTCGCCATCAGGTATTTAAATCTGCACATACTCACgacgtgttcacttgacccctcTGCTATTCATGACTTCACACGAGGAACCTTGCATGAACTGGAAATTGAAATGTGCGACATTAAGGAAATTATATTAGGGCACAAGTTGGCAGGACCAACCTGTTGTTTTGGTACTCTCAGTCGGCTCATTTTGACAGCTTTGTCAGACTTGAGAGAGATAACTTGGATGGGAACATCTCCAGCATCTCTTTTTCCAAGGCTTGCCTACTTGATGGTGGGGGGCTGCGGGAAGCTAAATGACCTCTCTTGGGCGATCTATCTGCCTTGCCTCGAACAACTCATAATAGTTGCCTGTGATTTGATGCAGCAAGCATTTACTAGGCACCTTGGTGATGACAAGTTCAGCGAACAAGACAATGTGAAGACGTTTCCCTGCCTCAAATATCTGAACATTTCGAAGTGCAGATCGCTGGTCAGTATTGGAGATCCCAATGTGACATTTCCATCCCTAGAGCGACTGGAGCTTGGATATTCTCGAGAATTGAAGAGTCTTCCTTTCAAGATGGACAGCTTGCCACGAAGATTGCAGCTACTGGAGATTGATGTTAAATCCTGGGAGAGATTGGACCTCGATGGTGTCAAATCTTTCCTGCAACCCAGACTTAAATTGTACTAG
- the LOC109765184 gene encoding probable disease resistance protein At1g61300 isoform X2, producing MTPKITDFGLSRYFNENQSRAITKNMSGTLGYMAPEFHSGDIYTITYKSDIYSLGVVIIEMLTGKKWYPAYPDVDDVLQSWRNKLGKSPEDTQLKQIRLCTELGIMCIDGNQANRPDTSHIINRLGETGNTCIVAGVSSLIIPQVERTLENMEDATNNLLLNDGTEKNVILGLGAAKNACAVQECLNDTPHVITVESGPSMSTEELNLQEALRFIKDDPVGVIGIWGPGGVGKTHLLKNIKNSLDGDVTFNYVVQVTASRGCSVEKIQIHIARQLDLNQDGNMESQSRVIFDFLKKRNFLILLDDLWDQIDLQAVGLPYPLGSVNQIKRKVVLTTRSRKICGQMEVRKEFKVTCLREDEAWQLFKDKVGNETLSYSPHIGTLARELAKEMKGLPLALITIGRAMYAKFDTIEWEYAIQHMKRSCCDNDDPLDMERVVFSQVKFSFDSLRNNTLRKCFLTCALWPEDNNISKEELARCWIGLGLVDERDIQSSYTKAYSLMGDLSAACLLDGCGKLYDSVKMHDVVRDMALWISCGCGKNNGKWFAYGGVAQDEKFSIPWSQVECVSLVNNYLSELPPVGTNPRHMRMLCLRNNRLNESMIAKEVKKFTSLTYLDLSFNHLREIPKELCSLANLEHLDLSHNYYIKEVPRHFGNLIKLKFLYLEGTIIQRLPEGVISSLQALQVIDFKIQVGDDLFPRMLQELGTLSHLKAVGIYVLFFPQYELFLRESSKLAISKHLLGTLVMTSSANKTM from the exons ATGACACCGAAAATTACCGACTTTGGTCTGTCAAGGTACTTTAATGAAAATCAAAGTCGGGCTATTACCAAAAATATGTCTGGAACGCT GGGTTATATGGCACCAGAGTTCCATAGCGGAGACATATACACAATCACATACAAGTCAGATATTTACAGTCTTGGTGTCGTAATTATAGAGATGCTGACAGGAAAAAAGTGGTATCCAGCATATCCTGATGTTGATGAT GTACTTCAAAGTTGGAGGAATAAGTTGGGGAaatcacccgaggacacacaatTGAAACAGATACGGTTATGCACCGAGCTAGGGATAATGTGCATTGATGGCAACCAAGCAAACAGACCAGATACATCACATATAATCAATAGGCTTGGTGAAACGGGAAATACATGTATTGTAGCTGGTGTGAGTAGTTTAATAATACCACAG GTAGAAAGGACTTTGGAAAATATGGAGGATGCCACTAACAACTTGCTTCTGAATGATGGTACTGAGAAGAATGTTATTCTTGGGTTGGGGGCGGCTAAAAATGCCTGTGCGGTCCAAGAATGTCTCAATGATACTCCTCATGTTATTACAGTCGAATCTGGTCCATCAATGTCTACAGAGGAACTTAACCTTCAAGAGGCCTTGCGGTTCATTAAGGATGATCCTGTGGGAGTGATTGGAATATGGGGTCCAGGTGGAGTAGGGAAAACACACCTTTTGAAAAATATCAAGAACTCGCTGGATGGAGACGTGACCTTTAACTATGTCGTACAAGTGACAGCTTCAAGGGGGTGTTCGGTGGAAAAGATCCAAATTCACATTGCACGCCAACTTGACCTGAACCAAGATGGTAATATGGAATCTCAATCTCGTGTCATCTTTGACTTCCTGAAGAAGAGAAACTTTCTTATATTGCTGGATGATCTCTGGGACCAAATTGATCTGCAAGCAGTTGGCTTGCCATACCCCCTTGGAAGTGTGAACCAAATCAAGAGAAAAGTGGTGCTCACAACAAGATCAAGAAAAATTTGTGGTCAAATGGAGGTGAGAAAAGAGTTTAAAGTAACTTGTCTGCGGGAGGATGAGGCATGGCAGCTATTCAAAGATAAGGTCGGGAACGAAACTCTTTCTTATAGTCCTCACATTGGTACTCTTGCAAGAGAACTTGCGAAGGAAATGAAGGGCTTGCCATTAGCTTTGATAACTATTGGAAGGGCAATGTATGCAAAATTTGACACAATTGAGTGGGAATATGCCATCCAACATATGAAACGGTCATGTTGCGATAACGATGACCCTCTAGATATGGAAAGAGTTGTTTTCAGCCAGGTCAAATTTAGTTTTGATAGTTTACGCAACAACACTCTGAGGAAATGTTTTTTGACTTGTGCACTATGGCCAGAGGATAACAATATTTCCAAAGAAGAGCTCGCTCGATGTTGGATTGGCTTAGGTCTAGTGGATGAGCGAGACATACAAAGTTCCTACACAAAAGCATATAGTCTCATGGGTGACCTTTCAGCAGCATGTTTGTTAGATGGTTGTGGAAAATTGTATGATTCTGTTAAAATGCATGATGTGGTTCGTGACATGGCTTTATGGATCTCTTGTGGCTGTGGTAAAAACAATGGCAAGTGGTTTGCCTATGGAGGAGTTGCCCAAGATGAAAAATTTAGTATCCCTTGGAGCCAAGTTGAGTGTGTCTCATTGGTGAATAACTATTTGTCAGAACTTCCTCCTGTTGGTACCAATCCTCGTCACATGCGGATGTTATGCCTTAGAAATAATCGGTTGAATGAAAGTATGATAGCTAAAGAAGTCAAGAAATTCACTTCACTGACATATTTGGATTTGAGCTTCAACCATCTGAGGGAGATACCTAAAGAATTATGTTCTTTGGCAAACCTGGAACACCTTGATTTGTCCCATAATTATTATATAAAAGAAGTGCCTCGTCACTTTGGAAACCTCATTAAGCTCAAGTTCTTGTACCTTGAAGGGACTATCATACAAAGGTTACCAGAGGGGGTCATATCTAGCCTTCAAGCATTGCAAGTAATAGACTTCAAAATTCAAGTTGGTGATGACCTTTTTCCAAGAATGCTTCAAGAGTTGGGCACCCTATCCCACTTGAAAGCAGTTGGCATCTATGTCCTTTTTTTCCCTCAGTATGAATTATTTCTAAGAGAAAGCAGCAAGCTCGCCATCAG CAAGCATTTACTAGGCACCTTGGTGATGACAAGTTCAGCGAACAAGACAATGTGA